The sequence TGTACGGAAGGTTGGTTCGTGAAGACGGGGGGAACATGCTGCGACAACAACACCGGTCAGGTTGTGTTCCTTGATTGCATCATCAATCTTCTTCTGACCCGGTGTTGAGCACATGTACTGATATTCGTCAGCTACGGCGACAAAGGGAAGTGTTTTTGCGTAGTCGACGACATCTTTGATTGAGAGGGAACCGGCGATATTGGTACCACAGTGGCACAGGAAGACACCGATTCTTGGTTCAGTATTTTCTGCCATATCTTTGTCCTCCCTTAGAGCACCTTCTGCAGGAATGGTGTACAGTCGATTGCATGCAGGTCAAGTGCAAGATCCTGTGGGCTCATACCCTGGGCAAGACCAAGGAGTTCGTTGTAGTGCAGAACAGGGATGTTGTACACGTCGCCAAACTTCTCTTTGATCTCAATCTGACCACGGTCAAACTGAAGCTGACAGAATGGACATACTTCAGTGATTGCGTCAGCACCAACTTCTTTGACATTAATGAGTTTTTCATTGGTTATGTCAAGGGCATGGACAATATCATATCCACGGACACCGCCACCAGCACCACAGCACTGCATCTTGTTGCGGTACTGAACCGGTTCAGCGCCAAGTGCTGCAATGAGTTCTTCAAACCACATCGGGTTTTCAGTGTCTCCGAAATGTCTCTCTTTCTTTGGCTTCATTAAGTGACAGCCATAGTGAGCGGCAATCTTAGCACCATTGAGTGGAGTTGTGACACTGTCCTTGATCTTCTGGACCCCACAGATCTTATCATCATAATAGAGTTCTGCAAGGTGCCAGACATCAATGGTACCCTTAAATTGCATGTCAATCTCAGCAAGAACTTCATTTGTACTGTCCCGAAGTTCATCGTTGTGCTTGAGGATGTGGTTAACTTCGTAGATTGACTTGTAACAACCGTTGCAGATGAGTGCAATGTCTTTTTTCATCTCTTCTGCAAGGACGAGGTTTCGTGCTGCCATTGCGTACCAGACGTTCAGGTCAATGGATCCGAATGCACCTGGAGCAGGACAACAGCTGGCACCCTTCAGCGGGAGGAGCTTGATGCCGACCTTTTCACTGGTCTTGATGGCAGACGCCTCACAGCCGGGGTACCGGTTTGGTGCAATACACCCAAGGAAAAATGCGTATTCGTGCACGTTTAGTCACCCTTCAGAATTCTGTCTGCATTCTCTTTCAGACCATAATGGTCGATAATCTTCTGGATACCCTTGATGAATTCAGGGTATGAGTGCGTTGTCGGTGGGTCTGCAGGAAGACCAAGCTTGGTACGTGCTGCACGGTTGACGTCATTGTTTGGCACACCGTGTCCGTTGTTATAGATAAGCTGGCAGGTCTGCAGGAAGTTCTTTGGAACAATGTCACGCTTGAATGCAAGGTTTCTCATTGCCATGATAACATCGGTTGGAGCGATGTCACGTGGGCAGCGGTCTGTACAGGAATAACAGGTTGTACAGAGCCAGAGATCCGGGTCAGTCAGGGCTTCATTCTCAAGTCCAAGGACACAGCGTCTCATGAAGAGACGGATCCGGTATGAACTCCGGGGTGCTGACGGGCAGGAACCGGTACAGGTACCACACTGGTAGCACATATTTGCGATAGTTCTGCTGGTCTTGAGGATCTTCTCGGTAAACTCAGGGTTTGTATCGGTGAGATGGTACCGGCGATCTGCAAGTTTTTTGTCCAGTTCTGGAATGTTATATGATTTTGCAGCCATAAGACACCTCTATTACTGGCTTACCGCCTTTAATTCAACAGAACCGGCCAGGGATGACTGTTCTTTGACCTTGGAAGTTCTTGGAGTGAAGAGTTTTTCCTTGATCTTCTTAAAGAGGTCAGTCTCTTTGCCTTTGATCTTCACGCTGTCACGGCGGAGGTAGATGATATCCTCTCCCGGACAGGCATGGACACAGGCTCCACACAGGATACAGAAGTCCGGATTTACTGCAATATTTGCCTCTATTTGTCCCTTCATATCCTTTGCAGGCTTTGGTGTCGGGAGATAAATGGCATTTGCCGGGCAAACATCAACACAGGTGGAACATCCTCCCGGACATTTCTCTGCATGGAACGTGATCTCTCCTTCAAAGATCTTGTTCACAGTAATAGCTTCGGTCGGACAGTTGATTGCACACCAGCGGCATGTACAACAGTCTTCCTCGATGATGTTGACGTTTCCAAGTTTTTTCTGTCCGACAACAGTCCGTGTAACCTTGATTGCCTCAGATGGACATGCTTCTGCACAGACATTACATCCGTCACAGTATGCCTCATCCCAGATAACTTCACCCTCAACAGCTCCCTTTTCAGGGCTGAAGGGCTTGTGGAGCACATTGATGGCCTCACACAGGTTGCCACAGATGCCACACTTGGTACACTTTTCATCATCGACAACAAACTCAACCTTGAGATTGATGCCCTGACCTTTTGCAAGACCTTCCTTGTCCTGTCCTTCAAAGAGAGGGACATCGCGGTCTATTGCATCACGGGGACAAACATCGTCACAGATATTACATCTGACACATTTGTCTTGGTCAATTGCCGTTCCCTTGTCATATGTCGGGAATCCTTCTTTTTCAAGGATTGGCAGACGTTCTTCGCCATCAACTTTCAGAGCCAGAGCAGAGAAAGGACACATGATGACACAGACACCACAGTATGAGCATTTTGTCTCATCGACACGAATGCTTGCTGCATCATCAACAAGTCCTCTCCGGACTCCTCCGACTGCCCCTACTACAATTGCTTCTTCGGGACAGACTTCAGCACAGATACCACACCCGGTACAAACATCATTGTCAAGGATGAGGTTGTTTACCTGCTGGAGAAGTCTCTGCTCCATTATAACCTTAGACCCATCAGAGGTCTTGGAATACTTAGGAAACAGTGTAGACATTAAGATACCTCGGTTGTTCACGAATTCTGTTCCTGAAACGCTTATCTTTCTCCGCACCCTTCAGGCTTCAACAGCCTGGGGAGGTTGACCGGAGAGCTGAATCACATCGTATGGGCATGCATCGACACAGATTCCACAGCCTGCACAAAGTTCATACTTGACATCAAGAGAGATTGCTGCTCCATTGATGACTTTGTAGATCTTATCCGTGCTCGCCGGGTTAACCGTGAATAACTCCAGTGCATTCACTGGACATGCTACCACACAATTGTTGCAGCCGGTACAGCGTTCCATGTTTACATGAACTGCAAATGCCATATTTGTCGCACCAGCCTGATCGATTAAAATCGACTGAACAAAGGTTGTTAGAAAATATAGATAAAGGTTCTGAATTGGATATGGGAGTTTTTCATCAAAAACAGGGCGAAAGTGTGTCTTTTATGTTGACAACTCGTAGTATGTCAAAAGCAGAAGCTTATCATTCGAACCCCTATATTTCATGATAAATCATGATAAATCTGACCATTTCCGTCTGAGGTATTTTTTAAAAAACCGAAATTCACTGATCATTCAATGATTGAGTTACATTCTGACCAGTTCGTAAAAATGACATATGAAATTGATGTACGAATCCCTGAATCAAATCAATCAATCGATATTATGGTCGTTATTCATGGAAAAATGGAATAATTGGTAGTATTTTTCAGGTATTTTTCAGGAAAAAAACCCTGCGTGCCTGTATTCTCTTCAAACGCGAAAATCGACTACTATACAGCCAAATAGTGAGCACATTTTCCATTTAGGAGGGGGTCTTATGAGACTCGCCGACCTACTGCCCGCATGAACGGTCTCCATTTGCATATTTGGGTCTTCTAATATCGATTCATCCACCATAAATCATCAAAAATTCTAAAATTAGGCAAGGATTTATGTCGTCCTGAGTTGAGGATTAAAATGTAGTATGATATCTCAGATCCCGACGATTTGTCCGTACTGTGGAACCGGGTGCTCGGTAAACCTGATTGTACAGGATGGAAAAGTTGTCGGAACCAACCCGAATATCCGGTCTCCGGTAAATGAAGGAAAACTCTGTCCGAAAGGTACCTATTGCCACCAGTTTATTCATAGTCCTGACCGGCTCAAAAAACCGCTTGTCAGGAAGGGAGGAGTTTTTGTTGAAACAGACTGGGAGACTGTATATCAGTTGATAGCACAAAAATTCAAATCATATACTCCTGATGAAATCGGAGTCCTCGCATCGGCCCGGTGTACGAATGAAGACAATTATGTGCTCATGAAATTCGCCCGGGGAGTATTAAAGACAAATAATCTGGATCATTGTGCACGATTATGTCATGAAGCAACCATGACCGGTCTTACTCTCTCGTTTGGAACTGGAGCCATGACGAATTCAATCCCGGATATCGGGGAGTCTGAGTGTGTCTTTTGCCTTGGTTCCAATACTTTTGAGCAGCATCCTCTTATTGGAAGACAAATTGTCCGTGCACAGGCAGCCGGTGGGAAATTTATTTATGCTGATCCCAGGTATACTCCGACAGCGATTCAGTCAGATTTGTTTCTCCAGTTTTTCAGTGGAAGTGATGTAGCGGTTCTGAATTGTATTATGGGAGAGATTATCCGGAACGGCTGGGAAGATAAAGAGTTCATAGCTTCCCGGACACGGGAATTTGAGTCACTCAAAAAGGTAGTATTACAATCCCGGTACAGTCCCCAGAATGTCAGTCTTCTCACCGGTGTTTCAAAAGAAGATCTGCTCCTTGCTGCACAGTGGATAGGGACCTCTGCCAGTTGTACGGTTTTATATGCAATGGGTCTTTCCCAGCAGAGTGGTGGTATAAATAATGTTCGTGCTATTGCCAATCTGATGATGCTGACTGGAAATATCGGACGTCCGGGAACCGGGGTGAATGCCCTTCGCGGCCAGAATAATGTACAGGGGGCCTGTGACATGGGCTGTCTTCCTGGCTTTTTCCCAGGATACCAGCCGGTTACCGATAGCCTTATCCATAGAAAGATCGGTCGTATTTGGAAGTTTCCTGATGGGATTTGTCCACCGAAAGAAGGTCTGAATATCACGAATATCTTTCAGAGAGCCGGTGCCAGACAGAATGGGATTAAGGCATTGTTTCTGGTCGGAGAAAATCCCCTGGTAACTGAACCTGATCAGAATACCACTCTTCATGCAATCCAGAATGTGGAATTTCTTGTGGTTTCTGATATCTTCTTTACCAAGACGTGTGAATACGCCCATATTGTCCTTCCTGCAGCATGTTTTGCCGAAAAGGATGGAACGGCTACTAATACGGAGCGACGAGTCCAGCATCTGAGCAAAGCCATCAATCCACTAGGAGAAGCAAAACCTGACTGGGAGATTATCACAGATATTGCACGGGTGATGGGGTTTGAAAAACAGTTTCCCTACCACTCACCAGAAGAGATCTTTGGGGAGATTACCGAGGTCTGTGAACCATATCATGGAATGACGTATGTCCGTATCCGTCATCCGGATGGGATTTGCTGGCCATGTCCATTCGATGACCATGCAGGTACCCCAATCCTCTATAATGACAGATTTTATCACCCGGACGGGAAAGGAGTGTTCTGTCCGGTGGAATGGAAGGAACCTTCAGAGATCCCCGGTAAGGAGTTCCCGTTTCGTCTTACCTCTGGTCGGATTATCTGGCACTGGCATGCAGGGGCAATGACCCGAAGGAGTAAAAACCTGGCTGATGAGGTGAATGAGGCATATATAGAGATTCATCCCTCGGATGCATCATCTGCCAGAATTGTTGATGGTGATATGGTTCAGGTCAGATCTAGAAAAGGCCGGTTGTCCTGTAGAGCCAGGGTCGTGTCTGATATTAAGGAAGGCATGGTTTTTATGCCACTTATCTTTGATTCTGCACTGAACCGGCTTATAGGACTTCCTGATGATGTTCAAGCCGGGATATCTGAATATAAACCGATTTGTGTTGCCATTGAACCAGCTGGCGAAGAAGAGGAGGGATCATGAACGGGACTATGTTTTATGGCTGGTCTGTTGATGAGCAAATCCGGGATTCTGCAGCATCCGGCGGTCTTGTCACGGGCCTTCTGATATATCTGCTTGAGTCAGGGACGGTAGATGCGGTATGTTGCATGCAAAAAGGTGAGGATATCTATGATCCCCGCCCGGTCCTGATTACAAATCCTGATGAGATTGTATTATGCTCAGGATCCTTGTATTGTGGAAGTCTCCTGACTGCAGACTGGATTGTTCAGGCGGTCTGTGCCAATCCGGGAATGAAAATTGCTGCTGTTCTCAAGGGATGTGATGCAAAGGCAGTTATTGAACTTACCAAACGCAGCAGACTGGATCGGGACGATCTCTTTCTTATTGGCTTGAATTGTAGTGGTACGATATCTCCAACGAAGGCCCGGACTTTTATCCGGAACATATGTGGCATTCATCCTGATCTGGTTGATTCTTTTATTATCAGAAATGGAAGGGCTGTTATCCGTGCAGGCGATATCTCCCGTGAATATTCCCTGGAAAGTATTGAAGAGGAAGGATTTGGCCGGCGTGATTCATGTAAGAGATGTGATACTCCGATACCTCGCCAGTGTGATATTGTCTGTGGATCCTGGGGTCTGGTTGGTGAACATGCAGAGAATGCGACATTTGTTGAGGTATGCAGTAAAAAAGGATCTGTTTTCCTGGACGAGGCCAGAAAGAACGGATACATCACGATAATTCCTGCTGACCCTAAAGGCATTGAGGCACGTTCACGGGTAGAAGCAGCAATGCAGACATTATCTGAAAAAAAGCGGAAGATAATGTTCTCAAAAATAGGTTCAGGCCTTTCCCGGCTGACCTGGATAATGAAGGAGACCTCCCGGTGCATTAAATGTTACCAGTGTTCCCAGGCATGTCCACTCTGTTTTTGTCAGGATTGCCAGACAAAAAAGCCATGGCTGGTAAAACCTGGAGAGATCCCGCCTCCGCTGATGTTTCACCTGATCCGGTTTTCTCACATAGCTGACTCATGTATTAATTGTGGTCAGTGTCAGGACCGGTGTGCAATGGATATTCCGGTATCACTGATGATGCATGCATTACAGGCAGAACTTGAACTGATGTTCGGGTATCATCCGGGAAAACCTGGGGGAATGCCGGTGCTTGCGAAAGTAAACCAGCATGAGGAGTGGGAGCATTACTACGGAAACCGATATTATGAGATGATACGGCTTTTTAGCCAGAATGTCCTGCCTGTTGATGATGAATAAAGCAGAGCGTCCTTATTCTTCTTTTTGAAAGAGTTCTTTTGTTGATGGGAATCCGCAGACTTTGAGGACGTCTTCCTGGGTTACCAGTCGTGACTGCTGCCTTTTTGATGCGAGATCAGAGAGGTAAAAGATTGAGAGAGGAATTGAGAGCCCATAAATTTTTGCATAACTGACTTCCGGGATGTCACGGGAGAAGAAGTTCCTGATGGTGCCCCTGTCAACCACAACTCCCATTTCCTGAAGAATTCGTGCACTATGATTGAATGGATGAGCCCGGGCCAGGGTCAGGCACAGGTCGATAACTGGTGATCCAAATTTTGTATTCGGGTAAAATGGTGCCTGTGCATAGCATAATTTTCCGCAATTTTTGCAGTAATATCTGGTAACCAGGACATTGATGATCTTCTTCTCGCCATCAATGATGACGGTTGCGAACCGTTTCTTTCGCATGTCATGGTACCTGACCTCGCCATTACAGTAGGGACAATGGTCAAGCAGGGTAAATTCCATCCCCTCAATCCCTGTTAATGCATTCAGGACTACTGATGAGATAAGGGATGGAATTTTTATGCTTTTCACAACGGACCTTCCGGATATGTTCCTATATCATCTGGACAGCGGGAGTATTGAATTATCCAGTTTTGACAAGGAACCAAAAATAGTTCAGGGGATGTCTTCAATTGGATCCGGAGGGGTTGAATCATCCGTATTTGGTTGGTTCTGTTCATCATGGGTTGGAAGTTTCAGGAGTAAGAGTCTCATGATTCCTCCGCATGATTTACAGAGATAATACTCATCATGCCAACAGGAACTACATCCCCATCTTCCGCAGATGACACACTGACGAAGACCGGATAAGGGGCCTGATGTGTGACAGAGATCGCATACATACCGGGAAAACGATTCCATATCCCGGTTTGGGGGTTCATTGTCCTTCCGAACCCGCATAACCTGGTTTTTCAGGGCAGCAAACATACCGCCTGATGTATTTTGGTCGTTACTTTTTCGATTCAAGGGATTTTTCAAGTGCATCAAGTCGTGCCTCAAGTTCGGAGAGGTTTTCAATAAACTCGTTCTCAAACTTTTTCACTTCTGCAATCTTCATCTCATCTGCATCAAGGGTTGATCCCCGTTCTTCTTTGAACCGTTTCAGTTTTGGTCTGCGAACGACTCCCCATTCCTCAACAAGCTGGGCAAACCGACGGTCAAGATATTCATCCACCCTGCTCTCAACCGGTCTTCTGAGTGATACCCTGCCAGATGATCCCTGGTAGAACCAGAAGAGCAGAAATGCAACAATAAGGACGATAAGGATGATTAAAAGAATCTCAATAAGCGTCATTTCATCTGCTCCTGAAGGGCTCGTATCCGTTCCTCCATCCGATCCATCCGGTTATGAGATTCACGCTCAAAGGTTTTCAGAGAGTCAAGATCCTGTTTTACCTTGCGGTATCGTTGTGACAAATCCCTGATATCGGCAGTGGTGGAGAGCTGCCAGTCATCAATCATCAGTTTCATCCGGCGGTCAAGATATGAACTTAGGTAATTATCCATGTTCATTTTCTTGCCTCCAGGTTTGAAATTGCTTTTTCAATAGAGTCTGCACGTTTTTTAAGGAGGTCTTTTTCTATATGCAGTCTACCTACCTCATAACTTAAATAATCAAGTTTTCGTGCGTATTCACTGAGATCTGACTCGGTTACAAGTCCCCATTCTTCGATGATTGTCTCGAAATTCCGGTCAAAATATGAGTCCAGTGTCCGGTCAAATGTCGGGACTTTTGATGTGACCGGGGTGTCAAAATGGGGAATATTTTCGAAGAATTTTCTGGTACTTCCTGATGTTTCAAACATGTAACTTCACCTAAATCTTTTTTTCTTCAGATTCAATCCGGTCTATCATCAGGTCTAATTTTTCACGCTTGACATAATTTTCAAGACGCTTCAGCCTTCCCTCAATTGTCTTTTGTTTCATGAATATATCGGTTTCAAGGGTAATATTTGACTCTTCAATCTCCTTGAGTGCAGATATCTGGTCGGTTGTTAGACGTAATGCCGGCTGGACTGAGGCTGCATTGTCCTGTTTGAGGATCTGCAGTTTGTCACGTTCAAGTTCTAATTCGAGTTTTCTCGTATTCGTTCGCATCATTCTGATTTCCCTGATCATCAGGTAAATCATGACAACGATGACAAGCAGGATTGCAATCCCGATAAGGCCGTCCTGACTAAAGGAGATCTCCACAGGTTATCCCTCCAGCATCCTGGTAACAAAGCTAATCATATCAGAAGGGCCGCTGCAGTATGCAATATCGCCTTCTTTAAGGATTATATCAGGTTTTAATTCAAGTAATGCGGTTCCCCGCTGGATTGCAACCAGGTTAATCTCCGGTGGGATTGTCAGATTGCCAAATGACCGTCCGGAAGCAAATTTTACCGGGACAGCAGCACTTACTCCTTCCACGCCGGTAAGAAAGCTCCTGATCTTCTTTGCATCCTCCTGGCTTAAGGCTGAGAGACCTTTCTCAATCTCAGGGGCAAGTTTTCCGATCGGGATCTTATCCCGGATTGCATCTGCAGAACTCTTTGCAGCCTTGGTTACCTTTTCTCCGATAGGTTTTGTCTCTTCTTTGACCTTGTCGGTTAGCTCCTTTGCCTTCGTTCCTAACTGCTCTGCTGTCTCTGCTGCCCCTTTCTGAATCTTTTCTGCAGTTTCAGACAGTTTGGTTCCGATGTCCTGGGCACCTTCCTTAATCTGGGTAGCGGCAGTTTCTGCAGCTGTCCGGACCTGTTCTTCAAGAGGGATTTTTCTTTTTACATGGACATTTCCACCGTCAGGAATGCCAAGTTTTTTCAAATCTTCTCCACTGATTCGAATTGTACCCTCATCTACAAGTTCGTCTGCAAAAACCGTCAGATAAAGGGTCGCCCCTGCATCTGTACTCACTTCCACCTCAGTCTGATCCTCAATTCCCAGGATTGAAATGAGTTTTTCATGAATGCGGGCTCTTCCGTGACCGGGCATAGCCCGTTTCACTGCCTGCAGGGTAGCTTCCTCCATGTGGTTTAATCAGGTCATAACCTTTTTCAATCTTTCGGTTTATTTCAGGGGATTGTCTGGAAATAAAATCGCAATATATATTGGTTCTTCAGATCACGATCATTAATCCTTATGTGATAAGGACCCTGGGAGATTTCATATGGGAATCGAAAAGTTAATGGAAGGAAATCAGACCTTCGTCGAGAATGAATACGCAGAGAACATAGAATATTATAAGGCACTCCTGAAGGGGCAGAATCCGCATGTCATGATGATCGGGTGTTGTGACTCGCGGGTTGCCCCGGAAATTACCTGTCATGCAAAACCCGGGGAAATATTTGTTCACCGGAATATTGGGAATATCGTTCCTCCGGGAGACTGGAATATCGGAACATTTCTTGAATATGGAATTCGTCACCTGAAAGTCAATACCCTGGTCGTGTGTGGACATGAAGAGTGTGGTGCCATGAAAGCACTTGCCAGTAAGAAGAGTGGTGACGATGTTCTGATTCCGGGATGGCTCAGACATGCACATACTGCACTCCATGCAGTTGAGAGTAAGGGAGAAAAGCCGGCAGACCCAGAAGAAGCTCGTAAGTGGCAGTCTGAACTTGAGATTGAAAATGTAAAGTTACAGCTTGCAAATCTTCGCACCTATAGTGTGGTAAAGGATGCAGAAGATGCAGGAAAACTCCGGGTTGTCGGACTCTATTACCGGCTGTCAACCGCTCAGCTTGAGGTCGTCGATCCAGGCAAGCCATTAAAACAGGAATAAATCTCTCTTTTTCCCCTTTCAAGGGGTATTGGTATGTAATATTGAAAAAAGGTTTAGATTGAACCTGCCGGTGTTCCGACTGGCTGTTTCAGCTCAATGAGCATCTCTTCAATATATCCAACGGTTTTAATGGTAAGATTATTCTTTTTTGCTTCTGCAATGAGGTTTCGTGACTCTTTTGATGAGCCGTTCGAGAGAATCAGAAGATGAGTGCCGTATTCTGCCATGTGCGCGTCACGGACCAGACCTGCAGCGTTTAAATTATCCTGCCAATTTGGCTCAAACTCTTTGTATGCGATATTATTGTCCAGGGCATACTGCTTCGCAATCAGGTCTACACCAGTTGAACCACCGGTAATGATTTCATCGACACCATTCAATTCTGCGATATATTTCTCGATTTCTTTAGAAACCGTTGTAAATTTCCGGCATGTACGAGGACCGGAGATAATTAATTTTTTCATGCCCTTAATAATTATCATATCTGGTATATATGTTTTCTATTGGTTTCATCTCCAGATGTACCTGTCCCAGGAAACCTTTATCGTGTTTTTTTGTTAAACTGTAAAATCGGTTGTAAAAAACACTTCATCACAACCTTAATTTATTCTTCCATTGATTTTAGACGATATTGAACCTTCGAATGTGATGTTATGTCAGAAATATTTCTATTCATCCTGCTCTTGTATGCTCTTGCAGGTATAGTCCCTCTCTGTATACGAAAAAAACGAATATGGGAGATATCATCCCTGATAATGGGGGTTGGTGGTCTTCTTCTTGTTGTGTCCTGTCTTTTCGCTGCCCTGCACAATTACAGTATACCGGTTTTGAAGATTTCTATATCTGCATTATACCCGGTAACTTTGGGAATTGATCGGCTTTCTGCTGTTTATTCTGTTCTTCTTGGTATCCTTACTGTGGCCGTCAGTATGTACACTCCTGGATACCTTGACCGGATGCATGGAGACCGGAGAAAATACCTTGTCTCATCATTGATTCCCCTTTTTCTGGTGAGCATGCTTCTGGTCATCTTCTCACAGACTCTTATTGCATTTCTGATATTCTGGGAGATCATGGCAATTCTTTCCTTTTTCCTCGTGCTTACTGAGTATGAGGAGGCCAGGACACGGTATGCTGCTATTTTTTATCTTGCAATGACCCAGCTCTCAACCGTCTTCATCTTTTTTGGTATCATCCTGCTCAGGCTCATCACCGGTTCTTTTGCATATCCTGACAAGGTGTCCGGAAGTGATG comes from Methanospirillum hungatei and encodes:
- the hdrB gene encoding CoB--CoM heterodisulfide reductase subunit B, giving the protein MHEYAFFLGCIAPNRYPGCEASAIKTSEKVGIKLLPLKGASCCPAPGAFGSIDLNVWYAMAARNLVLAEEMKKDIALICNGCYKSIYEVNHILKHNDELRDSTNEVLAEIDMQFKGTIDVWHLAELYYDDKICGVQKIKDSVTTPLNGAKIAAHYGCHLMKPKKERHFGDTENPMWFEELIAALGAEPVQYRNKMQCCGAGGGVRGYDIVHALDITNEKLINVKEVGADAITEVCPFCQLQFDRGQIEIKEKFGDVYNIPVLHYNELLGLAQGMSPQDLALDLHAIDCTPFLQKVL
- the hdrC gene encoding CoB--CoM heterodisulfide reductase subunit C is translated as MAAKSYNIPELDKKLADRRYHLTDTNPEFTEKILKTSRTIANMCYQCGTCTGSCPSAPRSSYRIRLFMRRCVLGLENEALTDPDLWLCTTCYSCTDRCPRDIAPTDVIMAMRNLAFKRDIVPKNFLQTCQLIYNNGHGVPNNDVNRAARTKLGLPADPPTTHSYPEFIKGIQKIIDHYGLKENADRILKGD
- a CDS encoding 4Fe-4S binding protein translates to MSTLFPKYSKTSDGSKVIMEQRLLQQVNNLILDNDVCTGCGICAEVCPEEAIVVGAVGGVRRGLVDDAASIRVDETKCSYCGVCVIMCPFSALALKVDGEERLPILEKEGFPTYDKGTAIDQDKCVRCNICDDVCPRDAIDRDVPLFEGQDKEGLAKGQGINLKVEFVVDDEKCTKCGICGNLCEAINVLHKPFSPEKGAVEGEVIWDEAYCDGCNVCAEACPSEAIKVTRTVVGQKKLGNVNIIEEDCCTCRWCAINCPTEAITVNKIFEGEITFHAEKCPGGCSTCVDVCPANAIYLPTPKPAKDMKGQIEANIAVNPDFCILCGACVHACPGEDIIYLRRDSVKIKGKETDLFKKIKEKLFTPRTSKVKEQSSLAGSVELKAVSQ
- a CDS encoding 4Fe-4S binding protein; amino-acid sequence: MAFAVHVNMERCTGCNNCVVACPVNALELFTVNPASTDKIYKVINGAAISLDVKYELCAGCGICVDACPYDVIQLSGQPPQAVEA
- the fdhF gene encoding formate dehydrogenase subunit alpha, with protein sequence MISQIPTICPYCGTGCSVNLIVQDGKVVGTNPNIRSPVNEGKLCPKGTYCHQFIHSPDRLKKPLVRKGGVFVETDWETVYQLIAQKFKSYTPDEIGVLASARCTNEDNYVLMKFARGVLKTNNLDHCARLCHEATMTGLTLSFGTGAMTNSIPDIGESECVFCLGSNTFEQHPLIGRQIVRAQAAGGKFIYADPRYTPTAIQSDLFLQFFSGSDVAVLNCIMGEIIRNGWEDKEFIASRTREFESLKKVVLQSRYSPQNVSLLTGVSKEDLLLAAQWIGTSASCTVLYAMGLSQQSGGINNVRAIANLMMLTGNIGRPGTGVNALRGQNNVQGACDMGCLPGFFPGYQPVTDSLIHRKIGRIWKFPDGICPPKEGLNITNIFQRAGARQNGIKALFLVGENPLVTEPDQNTTLHAIQNVEFLVVSDIFFTKTCEYAHIVLPAACFAEKDGTATNTERRVQHLSKAINPLGEAKPDWEIITDIARVMGFEKQFPYHSPEEIFGEITEVCEPYHGMTYVRIRHPDGICWPCPFDDHAGTPILYNDRFYHPDGKGVFCPVEWKEPSEIPGKEFPFRLTSGRIIWHWHAGAMTRRSKNLADEVNEAYIEIHPSDASSARIVDGDMVQVRSRKGRLSCRARVVSDIKEGMVFMPLIFDSALNRLIGLPDDVQAGISEYKPICVAIEPAGEEEEGS
- a CDS encoding Coenzyme F420 hydrogenase/dehydrogenase, beta subunit C-terminal domain; the encoded protein is MNGTMFYGWSVDEQIRDSAASGGLVTGLLIYLLESGTVDAVCCMQKGEDIYDPRPVLITNPDEIVLCSGSLYCGSLLTADWIVQAVCANPGMKIAAVLKGCDAKAVIELTKRSRLDRDDLFLIGLNCSGTISPTKARTFIRNICGIHPDLVDSFIIRNGRAVIRAGDISREYSLESIEEEGFGRRDSCKRCDTPIPRQCDIVCGSWGLVGEHAENATFVEVCSKKGSVFLDEARKNGYITIIPADPKGIEARSRVEAAMQTLSEKKRKIMFSKIGSGLSRLTWIMKETSRCIKCYQCSQACPLCFCQDCQTKKPWLVKPGEIPPPLMFHLIRFSHIADSCINCGQCQDRCAMDIPVSLMMHALQAELELMFGYHPGKPGGMPVLAKVNQHEEWEHYYGNRYYEMIRLFSQNVLPVDDE
- a CDS encoding carbonic anhydrase gives rise to the protein MGIEKLMEGNQTFVENEYAENIEYYKALLKGQNPHVMMIGCCDSRVAPEITCHAKPGEIFVHRNIGNIVPPGDWNIGTFLEYGIRHLKVNTLVVCGHEECGAMKALASKKSGDDVLIPGWLRHAHTALHAVESKGEKPADPEEARKWQSELEIENVKLQLANLRTYSVVKDAEDAGKLRVVGLYYRLSTAQLEVVDPGKPLKQE
- a CDS encoding DUF2493 domain-containing protein, producing the protein MKKLIISGPRTCRKFTTVSKEIEKYIAELNGVDEIITGGSTGVDLIAKQYALDNNIAYKEFEPNWQDNLNAAGLVRDAHMAEYGTHLLILSNGSSKESRNLIAEAKKNNLTIKTVGYIEEMLIELKQPVGTPAGSI